One window from the genome of Roseisolibacter agri encodes:
- a CDS encoding chlorophyllase/cutinase-like alpha/beta fold protein, which yields MTPSSAPRAAGAALLALVFAGSLAACAAPLTLAKDDAATVLARQTLTAPDPGARGPLAVRTLTYGSGTDRRRAGFRDSVTMKTRSVDASPFVSMEPAMAASRKKYWGFDAKAFPINGRVWYPEGPGPFPLVLVVHGNHDPKDFSDPGYAYLGEHLASRGYILASVDENFLNGALRNENDARGWMLLEHLKAWRRFADSVDSPLRGKVDLRNIALMGHSRGGEAVAVAAAFNRLRHYPDDATVTFDYGFDIKALVAIAPIDGQYRPAGQPTPLENVSYLVVHGSHDGDVSSYSGLRQWDRVRFTDGGPWFKSAVWMYRANHGQWNTNWGNKDNGKLSARNLDLRGLIAPEAQRQMALVFMGAFLDASLKGKREYLPLFRDHRAAGQWLPKAMYQTAYADASMHPMTAFEGRIDVTRGAAPGITLRGDSLSTWRENEVPMRWRDNTYRMWGAWLGWNNAPAPARRPAGDTTRARSTAMQAAVSTSGAGRARPDTAKPSGAKRAPATLEVTLPDSLRRAWGVGAQSAVVLTLVPTRDVPGPRKTARDSTRRDTTSARQAARRGPTPFARLASVGRAVVRRVPGLRPKAKVTPPDTTPLDLTVELVDAAGHVAPLSLAAYGPVRRPLEIRVLRRPERDRENFRTTFELVPQTFVMPVQDFAAAAPGFDPGSVRAVRLKFDRTEKGTVILTSLGIGAARP from the coding sequence ATGACCCCGTCCTCCGCCCCTCGCGCCGCCGGCGCCGCGCTGCTCGCCCTCGTGTTCGCCGGTTCGCTCGCCGCGTGCGCCGCGCCGCTGACGCTCGCGAAGGACGACGCGGCGACCGTGCTCGCCCGCCAGACGCTCACCGCGCCCGACCCCGGCGCGCGCGGCCCGCTGGCGGTGCGCACGCTCACCTACGGCAGCGGCACCGACCGCCGGCGCGCCGGCTTCCGCGATTCCGTGACGATGAAGACGCGCAGCGTCGACGCGTCGCCGTTCGTGTCGATGGAGCCCGCGATGGCGGCGTCGCGCAAGAAGTACTGGGGCTTCGACGCGAAGGCGTTCCCGATCAACGGGCGCGTGTGGTATCCCGAGGGCCCGGGTCCCTTCCCGCTCGTGCTGGTGGTGCACGGCAACCACGACCCCAAGGACTTCTCCGATCCCGGCTACGCCTACCTCGGCGAGCACCTCGCGTCGCGCGGCTACATCCTGGCGAGCGTCGACGAGAACTTCCTCAACGGCGCGCTGCGCAACGAGAACGACGCGCGCGGCTGGATGCTGCTGGAGCACCTGAAGGCGTGGCGCCGCTTCGCCGACAGCGTGGACAGCCCGCTGCGCGGCAAGGTCGACCTGCGCAACATCGCCCTCATGGGGCACTCGCGGGGCGGCGAGGCAGTCGCGGTGGCCGCGGCCTTCAACCGCCTCAGGCACTACCCCGACGACGCGACGGTCACCTTCGACTACGGCTTCGACATCAAGGCGCTGGTGGCGATCGCGCCCATCGACGGGCAGTACCGCCCCGCCGGCCAGCCGACGCCGCTGGAGAACGTGAGCTACCTGGTGGTGCACGGCTCGCACGACGGCGACGTGTCGTCGTACAGCGGGCTGCGGCAGTGGGACCGCGTGCGCTTCACCGACGGCGGGCCGTGGTTCAAGAGCGCGGTGTGGATGTACCGCGCCAACCACGGCCAGTGGAACACGAACTGGGGCAACAAGGACAACGGGAAGCTGAGCGCGCGCAACCTCGACCTGCGCGGCCTCATCGCGCCGGAGGCGCAGCGGCAGATGGCGCTGGTGTTCATGGGCGCCTTCCTCGACGCGTCGCTCAAGGGAAAGCGCGAGTACCTGCCGCTCTTCCGCGACCACCGCGCCGCGGGCCAGTGGCTGCCGAAGGCGATGTACCAGACGGCGTACGCCGACGCCTCGATGCACCCGATGACGGCGTTCGAGGGGCGGATCGACGTCACGCGCGGCGCGGCGCCGGGGATCACGCTGCGCGGCGACAGCCTCTCGACGTGGCGCGAGAACGAGGTGCCGATGCGCTGGCGCGACAACACCTACCGGATGTGGGGCGCGTGGCTGGGGTGGAACAACGCGCCCGCGCCGGCGCGCCGCCCCGCGGGCGACACGACGCGTGCCCGCTCGACCGCGATGCAGGCGGCCGTCTCGACGTCGGGCGCCGGCCGCGCGCGGCCCGATACCGCGAAGCCCTCGGGCGCGAAGCGCGCGCCCGCGACGCTCGAGGTCACGCTCCCCGACTCGCTGCGCCGCGCCTGGGGCGTGGGCGCGCAGTCGGCGGTGGTGCTGACGCTGGTGCCGACGCGCGACGTGCCGGGGCCGCGCAAGACGGCGCGCGACAGCACGCGCCGCGACACGACGTCCGCGCGCCAGGCCGCGCGCCGCGGGCCGACGCCGTTCGCGCGCCTCGCGAGCGTGGGCCGCGCGGTGGTGCGGCGCGTGCCGGGCCTCCGCCCGAAGGCGAAGGTGACGCCGCCCGACACGACCCCGCTCGACCTGACGGTGGAGCTGGTGGACGCCGCGGGCCACGTCGCGCCGCTGTCGCTCGCCGCCTACGGACCGGTGCGCCGGCCGCTCGAGATCCGCGTGCTGCGGCGCCCGGAGCGCGACCGCGAGAACTTCCGCACGACGTTCGAGCTCGTGCCGCAGACGTTCGTCATGCCCGTGCAGGACTTCGCGGCGGCGGCGCCGGGGTTCGATCCGGGTTCGGTCAGGGCGGTGCGCCTGAAGTTCGATCGCACGGAGAAGGGCACGGTGATCCTCACGTCGCTCGGGATCGGGGCTGCCAGGCCGTAG
- a CDS encoding THUMP domain-containing class I SAM-dependent RNA methyltransferase — translation MTRPHAAFAVAAPGLAPLVADELRAIGLRPTAVEEAGVAFAAHDTGVWSANLRLRTASRVLVRLGQFRATDFRELERQARALAWETFVTADVTPRLRVTCRKSRLYHSDAVAGRVADAIAHRVGGRGGFASAAETEDEQDAGESSDAGDDALAPLIVVRFLHDECTVSVDSSGALLHRRGYRQAVGRAPLRETLAAAMLLAAGYDGSAPFVDPLCGSGTLPIEAALIARDLAPGRHRRFAFERWPNFDAARWAKLLADADTRAKPHAPSTIEGSDRDAGAIAAAAQNAVRAGVAADVRFTQRALSSLALSDEQPGWVVANPPYGKRVGESGALRDLWARLGDVLRVVAPGWRVALLGPDPALERQLRLPLSPALRTTNGGIPVRVLVGTVPADAAQDTRPA, via the coding sequence ATGACCCGCCCCCATGCCGCCTTCGCCGTCGCCGCGCCCGGCCTCGCTCCGCTCGTCGCCGACGAGCTGCGCGCGATCGGCCTGCGCCCCACCGCGGTCGAGGAGGCCGGCGTCGCCTTCGCCGCGCACGACACCGGCGTCTGGAGCGCGAACCTGCGCCTGCGCACCGCGAGCCGCGTGCTCGTGCGGCTGGGGCAGTTCCGCGCGACCGACTTCCGCGAGCTGGAGCGGCAGGCGCGCGCGCTGGCGTGGGAGACGTTCGTGACCGCCGACGTGACGCCGCGGCTGCGCGTGACCTGCCGCAAGTCGCGCCTCTACCACTCCGACGCGGTGGCCGGCCGCGTGGCCGACGCGATCGCGCACCGCGTGGGCGGGCGCGGCGGCTTCGCATCGGCGGCCGAGACGGAGGATGAGCAGGACGCGGGCGAGAGCAGCGACGCCGGCGACGACGCGCTCGCGCCGCTGATCGTCGTGCGCTTCCTCCACGACGAGTGCACGGTGAGCGTCGACAGCTCGGGCGCGCTGCTGCACCGCCGCGGCTACCGGCAGGCGGTGGGGCGCGCGCCGCTGCGCGAGACGCTCGCCGCCGCGATGCTGCTCGCCGCCGGCTACGACGGCTCGGCCCCCTTCGTCGATCCGCTCTGCGGCTCGGGCACGCTGCCGATCGAGGCGGCGCTGATCGCGCGCGACCTGGCGCCGGGCCGCCATCGCCGCTTCGCGTTCGAGCGGTGGCCGAACTTCGACGCCGCGCGCTGGGCGAAGCTGCTGGCCGACGCGGACACGCGCGCGAAGCCGCACGCGCCGTCGACGATCGAGGGGAGCGACCGCGACGCGGGCGCGATCGCCGCCGCCGCGCAGAACGCCGTGCGGGCGGGCGTGGCGGCGGACGTGCGCTTCACGCAGCGCGCGCTGTCGTCGCTGGCGCTCTCGGACGAGCAGCCGGGCTGGGTGGTGGCGAATCCGCCGTACGGCAAGCGCGTCGGCGAGAGCGGTGCGCTGCGCGACCTGTGGGCGCGGCTCGGCGACGTGCTGCGCGTCGTGGCACCCGGGTGGCGCGTCGCGCTGCTCGGTCCAGATCCGGCGCTGGAGCGGCAGCTGCGACTGCCGCTGTCGCCCGCGCTGCGCACGACCAACGGCGGGATCCCGGTGCGCGTGCTGGTCGGCACCGTCCCCGCGGACGCGGCGCAGGACACGCGACCCGCCTGA
- a CDS encoding Ig-like domain-containing protein, which translates to MRSAFRPLPSCPLALALLLGAAACRDGEVTPPDSPPTSTVSGSPRDSTPAAPVPNAVAGIRIAPRALEVVPGARAAVSVHPVNAQGLPSLASLAGPVRWRVSNVAVATVSDSGFVHGVAVGSTTLYASAGELRDSIVVTVTPGTPRPPVGPAVALRLFPRTLTAAVGRGAWVQAQLVDANGQLTPTRGRQAEWHVQDAAIARLTFTSAASDTAIHATLTGVAAGTTWLHVAVDGMRDSLAVTVLPARDSIPRTDTLPPAPPPAPVARFTLTTIALGPGAPPAAGTRDTAVSVRLPGAQVELFRYERTASTQPADSLGTRVLVGTATTDAQGEARFADLPSAFYRVRITPPAGSGLTPAFTEFGPPRIAEYRIGLFLPRQP; encoded by the coding sequence ATGCGCTCCGCCTTCCGACCCCTTCCGTCCTGCCCGCTCGCGCTCGCGCTGCTCCTCGGCGCGGCCGCGTGCCGCGACGGCGAGGTGACGCCGCCCGACTCGCCGCCCACGAGCACCGTCTCCGGCTCGCCGCGCGACAGCACGCCGGCGGCGCCCGTGCCGAACGCGGTCGCCGGCATCCGCATCGCGCCGCGCGCGCTGGAGGTCGTGCCGGGCGCGCGCGCGGCGGTCAGCGTCCATCCCGTGAACGCGCAGGGGCTGCCGTCGCTCGCGTCGCTGGCGGGGCCGGTCCGGTGGCGCGTCTCGAACGTCGCGGTCGCGACCGTCAGCGACTCGGGCTTCGTGCACGGCGTCGCGGTGGGCAGCACGACGCTGTACGCGAGCGCGGGCGAGCTGCGCGACTCGATCGTCGTCACGGTCACGCCGGGCACGCCGCGTCCGCCCGTCGGCCCGGCGGTGGCACTGCGGCTCTTCCCGCGCACGCTGACCGCCGCGGTGGGCCGCGGCGCGTGGGTGCAGGCGCAGCTGGTGGACGCGAACGGCCAGCTGACGCCCACGCGCGGCCGGCAGGCCGAGTGGCACGTGCAGGACGCGGCGATCGCGCGGCTGACGTTCACGTCGGCGGCGAGCGACACGGCGATCCATGCCACGCTCACGGGCGTCGCGGCGGGCACGACGTGGCTGCACGTGGCGGTGGACGGGATGCGCGACTCGCTCGCGGTGACGGTGCTGCCGGCGCGCGACAGCATCCCGCGCACCGACACGCTGCCGCCCGCTCCGCCGCCCGCGCCCGTCGCGCGCTTCACGCTGACGACGATCGCGCTCGGCCCGGGCGCGCCGCCGGCCGCGGGGACGCGCGACACGGCCGTCAGCGTGCGGCTGCCGGGCGCGCAGGTGGAGCTGTTCCGCTACGAGCGCACGGCGTCCACCCAGCCCGCCGACTCCCTCGGCACGCGCGTGCTGGTCGGCACCGCGACGACGGACGCGCAGGGCGAGGCGCGGTTCGCCGATCTGCCGAGCGCGTTCTATCGCGTGCGCATCACGCCGCCCGCGGGATCGGGGCTCACGCCCGCGTTCACCGAGTTCGGCCCACCGCGCATCGCCGAGTACCGCATCGGACTGTTCCTGCCGCGACAGCCCTGA